A stretch of Pomacea canaliculata isolate SZHN2017 linkage group LG6, ASM307304v1, whole genome shotgun sequence DNA encodes these proteins:
- the LOC112566757 gene encoding zinc finger protein 836-like — translation MFAMKSEMEVPCTLIKTETKYMAEAQENLSNNIIPKAESSFCSDYNETKCLQNDFMQHDGIFGQELHNIKIEPAAQTNLRCENVPKVEMNSQDSTSFIKIEQQHTHIVKKEWPHRTEHNHIVKTERSWPGQDAISQLDSDNEFYWNCQGDAYEVKTQYAKGPVTSEVKHEDLSGQGVGSAVESEQTKSHTQSTIMEHSKAQSASQQVEWNCRKNKDISACISSPELQDVDVVGCKNTQVTDIVTESPQHERNVNLTEASISTESEKHHSRDIESDKSKECMSSFHFSSLHKKHMSHHTGKTQKCRVGKAAFKRSERPHQCSICKAAFKRSSNLKSHMLVHSNKKSHQCNVCKTAFNRLLELKSHMAVHSDQKPHKCSVCKAAFKRLSCLK, via the coding sequence ATGTTTGCTATGAAGAGCGAGATGGAGGTCCCATGTACACTCATAAAGACTGAAACGAAATATATGGCTGAGGCACAAGAAAACTTAAGCAATAATATAAtacctaaagcagaaagttcattttgctctgattataatgagacaaaatgtttacagaatgatttcatgCAGCATGACGGTATCTTTGGCCAAGAActccataatataaaaattgaaccagctgcacagacaaacttgaggtgtgagaatgttccgaaagtggagatgaattctcaagattccacttctttcattaaaattgaacagCAGCACACTCACATTGTGAAGAAAGAATGGCCACATAGGACTGAGCATAATCATATAGTAAAGACTGAGAGATCATGGCCTGGTCAGGATGCAATTTCTCAacttgatagtgataatgaattttattggaaCTGCCAAGGCGATGCTTATGAAGTGAAGACACAGTATGCAAAAGGACCAGTCACTtctgaggtcaagcatgaaGATCTCTCTGGTCAAGGCGTTGGTTCTGCAGTAGagtcagagcagacaaaatcacacactcagtccACAATAATGGAGCACTCGAAGGCACAGAGTGCATCACAGCAGGTGGAGTGgaattgcagaaaaaataaagatatatcaGCATGCATATCATCACCTGAACTTCAAGATGTGGATGTTGTTGGATGTAAAAATACACAGGTGACGgatattgtgactgaaagtcctcagcatgagagaaatgtaaatttgaCAGAAGCTAGCATCAGTACTGAGTCAGAAAAACACCACTCTAGGGATATTGAATCTGATAAGAGCAAAGAGTGTATGTCTTCATTCCATTTTTCATCCttgcacaaaaaacacatgtcacaccacactggTAAAACTCAAAAGTGCAGAGTAGGTAAAGCTGCTTTCAAAAGATCAGAGAGACCTCatcagtgcagtatatgtaaagctgccttcaaaagatcatccaatttgaaaagtcatatgctggtacACAGTAACAAGAAATCTCACCAGTGCAATGTGTGTAAAACTGCATTTAACAGATTATTAGAGTTGAAAAGTCATATGgcggttcacagtgatcagaagcctcataagtgcagtgtgtgcaaagctgcatttaaaagattatcatgtttgaaa